The genomic region CCAAGCCCGCCCGGGAAACGCTGATCGCAGACATCATCCTGGCCGTGGACGAGCCGATCCGCGCGACCCGCTGCACGCCCGGCCAGCCGCTCGGCTGCGGCGGCAGGAAGTCGCGCTGTCTGACGCACGACCTCTGGGAGGAACTGGGCAGCCAGATCTACTATTTCCTCTCCGCCGTGACCGTCGCCGATGTCGTGGACGGACGCGTGCGCGGGCTTGCGGGCCGTTTGAGCGAAGGCTTCCGGCGGGAAGCCGGGTGACCCGGCCTCCGGCTTCATCCTTTTCAGCGCCATGACCGACAGCATCTATCTCGATCATAACGCCACCGCGCCGCTGCGCCCTGAGGCCGCCGCGGCCCTCAGCGAGGCCTTCGCACTTCCCGGCATGGGGAACCCCTCTTCCGTTCACGCGGCGGGCCGCGCGGCCCGCGCGCTTCTGGAAGAGGCCCGCGAGCGCCTGGCCGCGCTCTACGGCGCTCAGCCGCGCGAGTTGATCTTCACGTCCGGCGGGTCTGAAGCGAACAACCAGGCGCTGGCGGCGGCGGGACAGGGACCCGTTCTGGTCTCCGCCGGAGAGCACGACTCGGTTCTCGCCGCCGCACCGGGCGCGGAGCGTTTGGCGCTGACGCCGGAGGGGCAGGTGGATCTCGATGCCCTGCGCGCGCGGCTCGTAAGCGATCCGAAGCCCGTACTCGTCTCGGTCCTCTGGGTGAACAACGAGACCGGGGTGATCAATCCGGTCCTGGAGATTGCCCGGCTGGTGCAGGAGGCTGGGGCGCTCTTTCACTGCGATGCGGTTCAGGCGGCGGGAAAGCTGCCGCTCGACTTCGCGGCCTGCGGCGCCGACCTCTTGTCGCTGTCCGCGCACAAGGTCGGCGGACCGGCTGGCTGCGGCCTCCTGCTGCTGCGCGACGGATTGGAGGCGCCCGCCTTTGTGAAGGGCGGCGGGCAGGAACGTCGGCGGCGCGCAGGCACCGAGAACCTCTTGGGCGCGCTCGCCTACGCCGCAGCCGCCGAGGCCGCCGAGGCGGGGCGCGCCGCGCTGACTGAACGGCTGAGCGTTTGGCGCGATGCCTTTGAAGCCCGGCTGTGCGAGGCCGCGCCCGAGGTCAAGGTTTTCGGGGCCGACGCGCCCAGGGTCGCCAACACCAGCTGTATTGCCTGGGCGTCCGCGCCTTCGGAAACGCAGGTCATGGCCATGGACCTCGCAGGCTTTTGCGTCAGCGCCGGGTCGGCCTGCTCCTCCGGCAAGGTGACGCCCTCCCACGTTCTCAGCGCCATGGGCGCTTCGCCGCAGGAGGCGGGCGGGGCCTTGCGCATCAGCCTCGGCTGGGATAGCCGTGAGAGCGATTTGACCGCCTTTACCGAGGCTTGGCTGCAGTTCTACCGCCGCCGCCGCGCGGCGGCCTGAGGAAGGCATCACGGGAATCATGAGCGCGCGCGAAGACAACAGGCCCAAGACGCCGGTCTACCTGGACTACCAGGCGACCACGCCGATGGACCCGCGCGCCTATGCGGTCATGGCGCCGTACTTCACCGAGCACTTCGCCAATCCCCATTCGGTCGAGCATGCCGCGGGCCGCGCGGTGGCCGAGGCGACCGAAGTGGCGCGCGGACAGGTGGCCCAGCTGATCGGCGCGGAGCCGCGCGAGGTGATCTTCACCTCCGGCGCGACCGAGGCCAACAACCTCGCCATCAAGGGTGCGGCGCGGTTCGCGCGGGAGCACAAGGGCAAGGATCACGTGATCACGCTGGAGACCGAGCACAAGTGCGTGCTGGAATCCATGAAGCGGCTTCAGTCCGAAGGGATGCGCCTGACGGTTCTGCCGGTCCAAGAGGACGGGCTGCTCGACCTCAACCGTTTGGAGGACGCGCTGGACGACAAGACCGCCCTGGTCTCCGTCATGGCGGTCAACAACGAGATCGGGGTGATTCAGCCCCTGGCCGAAATCGGCCGGCTCTGCCGCGCGGCGGGCGCGCTCTTTCACAGCGACGCCGCGCAGGCCGCCGGGAAGATCGCCCTGGACGTGGAGGAGATGCAGGTCGACCTCTTGTCCCTCTCCGGGCACAAGGTCTATGGACCCAAGGGAATCGGCGCGCTCTATCTGCGCCGCAGGCCGCGCGCGCGCGTCGAGCCGCTGATGGATGGCGGCGGGCAGGAGCGGGGCCTTCGCTCCGGCACCTTGCCCGCGCCGCTGGTCGTGGGCTTCGGTGAGGCCTGCCGTCTGGCGGGCGAAGAGCGCGTCGCCGACGAACGCCGGATTTCAGCCTTGCGAAAACGCCTTTTGGATGGTCTAACCGCGCGCGTTTCCGGGATCGGCATCAACGGCAGCCTGAAGGCGCGCGTCGCCGGCAACCTCAATCTCAGGGTTGAAGGCGTGGATGCCCAGGAGCTGTTGAAGGCCGTGCCGGAGATCAGCTTTTCCACCGGGTCGGCCTGTTCGTCGGCTGCGGTGGAGCCTTCCTACGTGCTGCGCGCGCTGGGCTTGAGCGAGGCCGAGGCGCGGCAGTGCTTCCGCCTTGCACTGGGCCGTTTCACCAGCGAGGCGGAGGTCGATTTTGCCGTGGAGGCGCTGGCCGACGGCATCGCGCGGCTGCGCGAGCGCGCAAAGGGCGCGGCCTGAAGAACGGATGAAGCAGAAGAACTAAGAGGAGCTGGCGAAACCATGCCGAAAATGGTCTTCATCGAACGGGACGGAACCCGCAAGGAAGTCGAGGCCCCCAACGGCCTCTCCGTGCTGGAGATCGCGCACCGTAACAACATCGACATCGAAGGCGCCTGCGAAGGCTCGCTCGCCTGTTCGACCTGTCATGTGATCGTGGAGGACTCCTGGTTCGAGAAACTGGAAGAGGCCTCCGAAGACGAAGAGGACATGCTGGACCTCGCCTTCGGCCTCTCGGCGACCTCGCGTCTCGGCTGTCAGATCATCATGAGCGACGAGCTCGACGGGCTGACCGTCAATCTGCCGAACGAAACCAGGAACATGCTGCTCGACTAAGCCACAGGCAGACCGCCAGCCAGAAGGCCAGAGCAGGCGGCGAGTAGGCGCAAACTGGGTCTTTCCTTCCCCGCAATCTGTCTTGCTATAGTCGGGCGGAGAGACGGGGTCGTAAAAAGAGGGGTGAGCCCATGCGCAGTCAGGTCGAAAAGGCGTTGGGCCTCTTGCGCGGTAGCGAGGCGATCGAGCCCTATGTCTTCCGTCCCTGGCTGGACAGCCTTTCCTTCAGGACCATCGTCGATGTCTACTTTCCCCTGTCGCGCGCCTGGGCGCTGGCGGAGGACTGCGGCTACGACAGCGCTGCTTTTCTGGAGCGTCTGCCCGCTACCCTCCCCAGCTTTCTTGAGAACGCCGCTGTGGTGGAGCGCGGTACGGACTGGATGCTGTCCTCCGCGAGGGAGGCGGCGGAGACCTACCGGGCCGAGGAGGCGAACTGGCGCAAGGCCTTCTTCGCCGAGAAGCCGCCCGAAGGACCGGTGCTTGCCAAGCGGCAAGCCGCGCGCCTGAAGGCCGCCGACGCCTTTTCCGCCTCGCGCTCCTACTTTCTGCCGCTGAAGCTCCTGGGCCGCACGCCCGGGCTCAACTGGAACGTGGCCCCGCCGGAGCAGGTGGAGCGGCGCTTCGGTCCCTACCTGGACAAGCCGGAGGCGTTGCTCGATCCGGCCGTCGACCTCCCGGTCTTCGAGGAGTCCCATGGGTTCGTCGAGCGCGGGCGGCGGCACCGCTGGCTGCGCGCGCCCGGATCGAAGGAGGTTGGTGCACAGGGCGCAGACGCGCAAGCCAAGCCGCTCTGGGCCCACGTCATCGAGCCGGAGGACGCCAAGGACCCGCCGACCCTGCTTTTCCTCCACGGCATCGCCATGGAGACCGAGATGTGGGTCGGCTTCGAGGATGCGGTGTCGCTGGCCGTGGACCGGGGGTTCCGGGTCATCCGGCCCGAGGGACCCTGGCACGGGCGGCGAAGACTCTCCGGTTACTTCGGCGGGGAGCCGGTCTTGAGCTGGGGGCCGCTCGGCTTTCTGACCTACATCACCAGCCACCTGCGCGAAGCCGGGCAGCTGATCGCCTGGGCGCGTGGCGAGGGCGGCGGGCCGGTGGCGCAACTCGGCCTCAGCCTTGGCGGACTGACCAGCCAGCGGCTCGGCACCGCCGCCAACCACTGGCCGGAGGCCTTCCGTCCGGACGCCCTGATGCTGTTGGTGGTGAGCGGACGCGCCGGATCGCTGGAGATCGGCGGGCGGCTTGCCCGCGAACTGGGCATCCCTCAGAAAATGGCCGAGTGCGGCTGGAGCGAGGAGACGCTGGCGCCCTACCGCTTCTTCGCCGAGCCCCAGGAAGCGCCGCCCCTGCCGCCGAGCCGGCTTTTCATGTTGCTGGGCCGCCACGACGAACTGATGCCGATCGACGACGGTCTGGCGCTGGCCAAGCGCTGGAAGGTGCCGGACAAGAACCTGAGCGTGACGGAGCAGGGCCACTTCTCCGCCTCCCTCGGCCTTTCGGACCGGCCGGGCATCTACAAGAACTTCCTCGAGACGGTGAAGGCGCTTTAGCTTCGGCTTTCGTTTTGCCGCCGCCATCCCTATATTCCCGGCCATGAACGCAGAGCCGATGAACAGCTTGGGCCTCCCGAAGGCGCCCGCGGAGACGCGCGTGGTGGTGGCCATGTCGGGTGGGGTCGACTCCTCCGTGACCGCCGCGCTCTTGAAGCGCGAGGGCTACGAGGTGATCGGCATCACGCTGCAGCTCTATGACCAGGGCGCAACGCTGGCGCGCAAGGGCGCCTGCTGCGCGGGCCAGGACATCTACGACGCGCGCCGCGTGGCCGACGCCATGGGCTTTCCCCACTACGTGCTGGACTACGAAAGCCGCTTTTCCGAGGCGGTGGTGGAGGACTTCGCCGACAGCTACCTGCGCGGCGAGACGCCCATCCCCTGCGTGCGCTGCAATCAGACTGTGAAGTTCCGCGACCTGCTTTCGACGGCCAAGGAACTGGGCGCCGACGTGCTGGCGACCGGCCACTACGTGCGCCGGGTCGTGGGTGCCGAGGGCGCCGAGCTGCACGGCGCGGAGGAGAGCGGGCGCGACCAGAGCTACTTCCTTTTCGCCACCACGCCCGAGCAGCTGGATTTCCTGCGCTTCCCGCTGGGCTCGCTGCCCAAGAGCGAGACGCGCCGTCTGGCCGAGGAGCTGGCGCTGCCGGTGGCGGACAAGCCGGACAGCCAGGACATCTGCTTCGTGCCGGGCGGCTCCTACGCCCGCGTCGTGGAGAAGCTGCGCCCCGGCGCGCTGGACCCCGGCGAGATCGTCGACCTGGAGGGCCGGGTGCTGGGCCGCCACGAGGGCGTCATCAACTACACCATCGGCCAGCGCCGGGGACTGGGCATCGGCGGCGTGGAGGAGCCCTTCTACGTGGTCGCCATCGACGCCGAGGCAAAGCAGGTGGTGGTCGGCCCCAAGCAGGCGCTAGCGCGCGACCGCGTCTTCGTGAAGGAGCTGAACTGGCTGGGCGGCGCCTTGCCGGGGCCGGAGGGGCGCGCCTGTCAGGTCAAGCTGCGCTCGGCCCAGAAGCCCGCCGATGCGCGGGTCTTCGTCACCGGCGGCGGCGAAGCTCTGGTGGCGCTGGAAGAGCCGCAGTACGGCATTGCGCCCGGTCAGGCCGCCGTGCTCTATGACGGCAGCCGCGTGCTGGGCGGCGGATGGATCACCGGCAGCGAACAGGCCCGCGCCGCGGCCTGACGCAAAAGGCTGCCCGGAAGCAGGATTGGAACGAGACAGGATGGATCTGGATCAACTCGCCGCGCGCTTGCGCGAAACCGCCGCTCTCAACCCGCCGCTCGGCTATAAGGTGCTTTTCGACCTGGAAGGTCTGGGCGAGCTCTGGTGGGATGGTACGGAGAGCCCGGCGGTGGTCGAGACCTCGGCCGGCGGAGAGGCGGATACGGTGCTGAAAGTCAGCGCCGAGAACGCCGAGAAACTGCTGGCCGGCACGCTCGACCCCACCATGGCCTTCATGATGGGCAAGCTGAAGGTCGAGGGCTCCAAGGGCGTGGCCATGAAGGTGGCCTCGCTGCTGAGCGATTGAAATCGAAAGAGAGCTAGGATAGGAGCATGATGATGGGTTTGGAAGTTGGCCTTTTCGGCCTGATCTGGCTGGCGCTGGTCGTCTGGGCGGGCATTCACACGGTGCAGTCGGCGGCCTCCATGGGCGGCAAGGTGATCTGGATAGTCGTGCTGCTGATCTTCCCCTTCCTGGGCTTCATCGCCTGGCTGATCTTCGGGCCCCGCAAGGCGGGGGTCTGAGGCCCGCCGCTCTCGCTGACGGGGCGCAAAGGGCCTGTCGTGACCTCCGCGCCGCAGCCGCGCTTGACAGCCCCGTCCCATCCGCCTAAATACGCGGCACTCCTGATCCGGTGGCGGGGTAGCTCAGTCGGTTAGAGCAGCGGAATCATAATCCGCGTGTCGGGGGTTCGAATCCCTCCCCCGCTACCAAATTTCCCTTTGATGCTCTGAGTTTTGGCGTCACTCACGAACGACGGCCCTCAAATGGCCTTGATTCCCCGCTAGAAGGAATCTCGTCGTCCGAAATGTCCAGTTAGGAGTCCAGTGTTTGAGCGCTGAACAGAATCGGTTCGCGTTCAGCGGGGACCTCGACATTAAAAGTCTTTGCCTTCAACTCCGACACTATCGCGAACCATCGAAGGCGCGCGCCCTTCTGGAGTTGATCGTAACAATCCTGCCTTTGCTAGCAATCTGGACCGCCGCTTGGCACCTCCATACGCTCGGCTACCGGTGGGTGGTCCTTTTGCTCACGATCCCAGCAGCTCTCTTTCTCGTTCGCCTGTTCATGATCCAACATGATTGCGGGCATGGCGCCTTCTTGAAGAGCCGCCGAGCCAACGACTGGGTAGGCCGACTTTTGGGCGTGGTGACGATGACGCCCTATGACTTCTGGCGCCAGCAGCACTCGCAACACCATGCAGCGTCCGGCAACTTGAGCCATCGAGGCGTCGGCGACATCGACACCCTAACGGTGGCGGAGTACCGATCCCTGGGCTATTTCGGGCGACTGAGATACCGCCTCTACCGGCACCCGCTGGTCCTTTTCGGTCTAGGGCCCACTTACCTGTTCTTGTTGAAGCATCGATTGCCTATTGGGTTGATGCGCAAAGGAATTCGCCCTTGGGTGAGCACCATGGGGACTAACGCGGCCATCGCGGGAGTTGCAGCGATGCTTCTTTGGATCATGGGACCCAACGCTTTCTTGATGGTGAACCTGCCGATAGTCCTTTTGGCAGCGGCGGCGGGCGTCTGGCTATTTTACATTCAGCACCAGTTTGCAGAGACGAATTGGCAAACGCCCCCAAACTGGTCGCTCCAACACGCAGCCCTCTTCGGC from Limibacillus sp. harbors:
- a CDS encoding Rrf2 family transcriptional regulator, producing MKLSTKGRYAVMAMVDLAAQGSDKPIALADIAERQEISLSYLEQLFAKLRRGGLVSSVRGPGGGYRMSKPARETLIADIILAVDEPIRATRCTPGQPLGCGGRKSRCLTHDLWEELGSQIYYFLSAVTVADVVDGRVRGLAGRLSEGFRREAG
- a CDS encoding cysteine desulfurase family protein, producing MTDSIYLDHNATAPLRPEAAAALSEAFALPGMGNPSSVHAAGRAARALLEEARERLAALYGAQPRELIFTSGGSEANNQALAAAGQGPVLVSAGEHDSVLAAAPGAERLALTPEGQVDLDALRARLVSDPKPVLVSVLWVNNETGVINPVLEIARLVQEAGALFHCDAVQAAGKLPLDFAACGADLLSLSAHKVGGPAGCGLLLLRDGLEAPAFVKGGGQERRRRAGTENLLGALAYAAAAEAAEAGRAALTERLSVWRDAFEARLCEAAPEVKVFGADAPRVANTSCIAWASAPSETQVMAMDLAGFCVSAGSACSSGKVTPSHVLSAMGASPQEAGGALRISLGWDSRESDLTAFTEAWLQFYRRRRAAA
- a CDS encoding aminotransferase class V-fold PLP-dependent enzyme; this translates as MSAREDNRPKTPVYLDYQATTPMDPRAYAVMAPYFTEHFANPHSVEHAAGRAVAEATEVARGQVAQLIGAEPREVIFTSGATEANNLAIKGAARFAREHKGKDHVITLETEHKCVLESMKRLQSEGMRLTVLPVQEDGLLDLNRLEDALDDKTALVSVMAVNNEIGVIQPLAEIGRLCRAAGALFHSDAAQAAGKIALDVEEMQVDLLSLSGHKVYGPKGIGALYLRRRPRARVEPLMDGGGQERGLRSGTLPAPLVVGFGEACRLAGEERVADERRISALRKRLLDGLTARVSGIGINGSLKARVAGNLNLRVEGVDAQELLKAVPEISFSTGSACSSAAVEPSYVLRALGLSEAEARQCFRLALGRFTSEAEVDFAVEALADGIARLRERAKGAA
- a CDS encoding ferredoxin family 2Fe-2S iron-sulfur cluster binding protein, which produces MPKMVFIERDGTRKEVEAPNGLSVLEIAHRNNIDIEGACEGSLACSTCHVIVEDSWFEKLEEASEDEEDMLDLAFGLSATSRLGCQIIMSDELDGLTVNLPNETRNMLLD
- the mnmA gene encoding tRNA 2-thiouridine(34) synthase MnmA, whose product is MNSLGLPKAPAETRVVVAMSGGVDSSVTAALLKREGYEVIGITLQLYDQGATLARKGACCAGQDIYDARRVADAMGFPHYVLDYESRFSEAVVEDFADSYLRGETPIPCVRCNQTVKFRDLLSTAKELGADVLATGHYVRRVVGAEGAELHGAEESGRDQSYFLFATTPEQLDFLRFPLGSLPKSETRRLAEELALPVADKPDSQDICFVPGGSYARVVEKLRPGALDPGEIVDLEGRVLGRHEGVINYTIGQRRGLGIGGVEEPFYVVAIDAEAKQVVVGPKQALARDRVFVKELNWLGGALPGPEGRACQVKLRSAQKPADARVFVTGGGEALVALEEPQYGIAPGQAAVLYDGSRVLGGGWITGSEQARAAA
- a CDS encoding SCP2 sterol-binding domain-containing protein produces the protein MDLDQLAARLRETAALNPPLGYKVLFDLEGLGELWWDGTESPAVVETSAGGEADTVLKVSAENAEKLLAGTLDPTMAFMMGKLKVEGSKGVAMKVASLLSD
- a CDS encoding PLDc N-terminal domain-containing protein gives rise to the protein MMMGLEVGLFGLIWLALVVWAGIHTVQSAASMGGKVIWIVVLLIFPFLGFIAWLIFGPRKAGV
- a CDS encoding fatty acid desaturase codes for the protein MKSLCLQLRHYREPSKARALLELIVTILPLLAIWTAAWHLHTLGYRWVVLLLTIPAALFLVRLFMIQHDCGHGAFLKSRRANDWVGRLLGVVTMTPYDFWRQQHSQHHAASGNLSHRGVGDIDTLTVAEYRSLGYFGRLRYRLYRHPLVLFGLGPTYLFLLKHRLPIGLMRKGIRPWVSTMGTNAAIAGVAAMLLWIMGPNAFLMVNLPIVLLAAAAGVWLFYIQHQFAETNWQTPPNWSLQHAALFG